In one window of Candidatus Binatia bacterium DNA:
- the purD gene encoding phosphoribosylamine--glycine ligase, with product MRVLVVGGGGREHALAWKIRQSPLVEQVYCAPGNAGIAQVAELVPIAADDVAGLLRFARERGIDLTVVGPELPLTLGIADEFAAAGLRVFGPTRDAARLESSKAFAKEFMRRWNVPTGYFSVFDSPDEAKRFVAEVGVPIVVKADGLAAGKGVIVCHTMKEAEQAIDEILVARLFGDAGSRVVVEEYLEGEEVSFILLTDGVSVLPFPSSQDHKRLLDGDQGPNTGGMGAYSPTPALTPEMQARVMADIVLPTIHGLRSSKIEYCGVLYAGLMLTEGGPKVLEFNARFGDPECQPLMMRLQSDLVDLLSACVEGRLHDVAPLWDERAAACVVLAAAGYPGAVEKGRVIYGLDEARELADVMVFHAGTARRQDHYVTNGGRVLGVTALGRDVADAVDRAYAAVSRIHFDGMQFRRDIGRQAIKRTGGEGRFEHGR from the coding sequence ATGCGGGTGTTAGTGGTAGGAGGCGGGGGGCGTGAACATGCGTTGGCGTGGAAGATCCGCCAGTCGCCGTTGGTCGAGCAAGTGTACTGTGCCCCGGGAAATGCGGGCATTGCTCAGGTGGCCGAGCTCGTTCCCATTGCGGCAGATGATGTGGCCGGATTGCTCCGTTTTGCGCGGGAGCGCGGGATTGATCTCACGGTGGTCGGCCCGGAGCTGCCTCTGACCCTAGGGATTGCGGATGAATTCGCAGCGGCTGGGCTACGAGTGTTTGGCCCGACCCGTGACGCTGCGCGGCTGGAGAGCAGCAAGGCGTTCGCGAAGGAATTCATGCGGCGGTGGAATGTGCCGACCGGATACTTCAGCGTGTTTGACTCTCCGGACGAAGCGAAGCGATTTGTTGCCGAAGTGGGTGTGCCCATTGTGGTGAAGGCAGATGGACTTGCTGCTGGCAAGGGCGTGATTGTCTGCCACACGATGAAAGAAGCGGAGCAGGCAATCGATGAGATTTTGGTGGCTCGCTTGTTTGGTGACGCCGGCTCGCGGGTGGTGGTTGAAGAATACCTCGAAGGAGAAGAGGTTTCGTTTATTTTGCTCACGGATGGAGTTTCCGTGTTGCCTTTCCCATCCTCGCAAGACCATAAACGGCTGCTTGATGGGGACCAGGGCCCCAACACTGGCGGAATGGGCGCGTACTCGCCCACCCCAGCATTGACCCCGGAAATGCAAGCACGGGTAATGGCGGACATTGTGTTGCCCACCATCCACGGGCTGAGATCGAGCAAGATCGAGTATTGCGGTGTTTTATACGCAGGTCTGATGCTCACCGAGGGGGGCCCGAAAGTGCTCGAGTTCAACGCCCGATTCGGTGACCCGGAATGCCAGCCCTTAATGATGCGGTTACAGAGCGACCTCGTCGACTTGCTGTCTGCCTGCGTGGAGGGTAGGTTGCATGACGTTGCTCCGCTATGGGACGAGCGTGCTGCGGCTTGTGTGGTTTTGGCGGCGGCTGGTTATCCCGGGGCTGTGGAGAAAGGACGCGTCATTTACGGGTTAGACGAGGCACGTGAGCTCGCCGATGTGATGGTTTTCCACGCGGGCACAGCGCGGCGGCAAGATCACTACGTGACCAACGGTGGACGGGTCCTAGGGGTGACCGCATTGGGTCGCGATGTCGCTGATGCTGTAGATCGCGCCTATGCCGCGGTCAGCAGGATCCACTTCGACGGCATGCAATTTCGTCGGGATATTGGCCGACAGGCGATCAAACGAACCGGGGGTGAGGGACGCTTCGAACATGGCAGGTGA
- a CDS encoding L-threonylcarbamoyladenylate synthase: MAGDEAPDASRREGFRRALELAVQALRGGGAIVYPTETVYALGVRALDPEALQYLVALKVRAANKPISVLVADRGMLDALVRDVPRAAERLMQHFWPGPLTLALPAREHVPEVLTGGSGTIGIRISPHPLAHELVARLGEPITTPSANPAGERPPTTASAAREYFGEGVTYYLDWGPCPGEPVSTVVVVEADQVVLVRRGAIAPEAIEPVAGVPVVA; encoded by the coding sequence ATGGCAGGTGATGAAGCGCCCGATGCGTCGCGTCGCGAGGGGTTTCGCAGGGCCCTGGAACTCGCCGTGCAAGCGCTGCGAGGGGGAGGAGCGATCGTTTACCCAACGGAAACAGTTTACGCCTTGGGTGTGCGCGCGTTGGACCCAGAGGCTTTGCAATACCTGGTGGCGCTTAAGGTGCGCGCAGCGAACAAGCCGATTAGTGTTCTCGTGGCCGATCGCGGTATGTTGGATGCGCTTGTTCGCGATGTCCCCCGTGCAGCGGAGCGGCTGATGCAACATTTTTGGCCTGGTCCGTTGACTTTGGCGCTGCCGGCACGGGAACACGTTCCAGAGGTTTTGACGGGCGGCAGCGGAACAATCGGCATCCGTATCTCTCCGCATCCACTGGCTCACGAACTTGTGGCTCGCCTCGGCGAGCCAATCACCACTCCGAGTGCCAATCCCGCCGGGGAGCGGCCACCAACGACTGCTTCGGCAGCACGCGAGTATTTTGGGGAGGGGGTTACTTACTACCTCGATTGGGGGCCTTGTCCGGGGGAACCTGTGTCGACAGTTGTGGTGGTGGAGGCTGATCAAGTTGTGCTTGTCCGCCGCGGTGCGATTGCACCGGAGGCAATTGAGCCGGTCGCTGGAGTCCCAGTGGTTGCTTGA
- a CDS encoding DUF1015 domain-containing protein, protein MATVRPFCPYRYNPALFPELAALVAPPYDVIGPEEQKLLHQRHPLNVVRLILSAADDPYESAAKLWQQWRQEHYIVQEPEPCIVFSVERFSLGKEVRERTGVYAAVGLEAFGSGKIRPHERTFSAPKEDRLRLLRACRANLSPIFGVYPDHAGLLERLRAWCERRKPEMRVLDTLGTEHRLWFIREARWHAAIRKELAEEEIIIADGHHRYETALAYCEEVVRQGQDSPDAGHRFVLMYLTSMEDPGLAVLPTHRVLQTVANPASLHQRIEQHFEVRQYPLERAEEFFQALDQGAGRHCLGLGWGGSRNLELAFLRDEEVLRRYAGDLAPAVRELDVTLLDRVVLQGFAGIVPDEEARAGRLWYTHSDREAVAALSQGAAAVFFMRPPRMADILAVCRAGQVMPQKSTYFYPKLLSGLLFQAVDEPLPPESARTPAQMAR, encoded by the coding sequence ATGGCAACTGTACGCCCCTTTTGCCCCTATCGATACAATCCCGCGCTGTTCCCTGAATTGGCGGCCTTGGTCGCGCCCCCGTACGACGTCATTGGTCCAGAGGAGCAAAAGCTCCTGCACCAACGGCATCCGCTTAATGTCGTACGCCTGATCCTGAGCGCTGCAGACGACCCTTACGAGTCTGCCGCCAAGTTGTGGCAGCAGTGGCGCCAGGAGCATTACATCGTGCAGGAGCCAGAGCCCTGCATCGTGTTTTCCGTGGAGCGGTTTTCGTTGGGGAAGGAGGTCCGGGAACGAACTGGTGTGTATGCGGCGGTGGGTTTGGAGGCTTTCGGTAGCGGAAAGATTCGGCCTCATGAGCGGACGTTTTCGGCGCCGAAGGAGGATCGGTTGCGGTTACTGCGGGCGTGCCGGGCAAACCTGAGCCCGATTTTCGGGGTTTACCCAGACCACGCTGGCCTGCTCGAAAGGTTGCGGGCTTGGTGTGAAAGGCGCAAGCCAGAGATGCGCGTCCTCGACACTCTAGGAACCGAGCACCGACTGTGGTTCATCCGTGAGGCCCGGTGGCATGCTGCCATTCGGAAGGAGCTTGCCGAGGAGGAAATCATCATTGCCGACGGCCATCATCGGTACGAAACCGCCCTTGCTTACTGCGAAGAGGTCGTGCGCCAAGGACAAGATTCGCCTGACGCTGGTCATCGCTTCGTTCTCATGTACCTGACGAGCATGGAGGACCCTGGGTTGGCGGTTTTGCCCACGCACCGTGTGCTTCAGACGGTGGCCAATCCCGCTTCTCTACACCAACGGATCGAGCAGCATTTTGAAGTTCGCCAATATCCGCTTGAGCGCGCTGAGGAGTTCTTCCAAGCGTTGGACCAAGGGGCCGGACGACACTGTTTGGGATTGGGCTGGGGTGGTTCCCGCAACCTAGAGCTAGCGTTTCTTCGCGACGAAGAAGTGCTGCGCCGCTACGCGGGCGACTTGGCTCCTGCCGTCCGCGAGCTCGATGTGACCTTGCTCGATCGGGTGGTGTTGCAGGGGTTCGCGGGCATTGTGCCCGACGAGGAGGCACGCGCCGGAAGGCTTTGGTACACCCATAGCGATCGTGAGGCCGTGGCGGCGTTATCCCAAGGGGCTGCGGCCGTGTTTTTCATGCGCCCACCACGGATGGCCGACATTTTGGCTGTGTGTCGGGCGGGCCAGGTGATGCCGCAAAAGTCGACGTACTTTTACCCCAAGCTGTTGAGCGGCCTGCTCTTTCAAGCAGTGGATGAGCCCTTGCCGCCCGAATCCGCACGAACTCCGGCGCAAATGGCGAGGTAA
- a CDS encoding pyridoxine 5'-phosphate synthase: MTYLSVNVNKVATLRNTRNIGIPSVTRLARIALDAGAHGITIHPRPDERHIRRGDVVELAELLATYTDRELNIEGNPFHGLVEHCRAAKPQQATLVPDEVSAATSDHGWPLGSMTRAQKIELGRVIESLQQVDCRVSLFVDPDPAVMPEAKALGAQRVELYTEPYARAFAAGEADQELARYRRAADAALREGLELNAGHDLNLLNLGPFLAVIPEVVEVSIGHALVADALEFGMAETVRRYLAICAGVRADSGGKGSSTA, translated from the coding sequence ATGACCTACCTCTCCGTGAACGTCAACAAGGTTGCTACGCTCCGCAATACACGAAACATCGGGATTCCCAGCGTGACGCGTCTGGCGCGCATCGCACTGGATGCCGGAGCGCATGGCATCACCATCCATCCCCGGCCTGACGAGCGTCACATCCGGCGGGGCGACGTCGTCGAACTGGCGGAACTCCTTGCAACTTATACCGATCGCGAGCTCAACATCGAAGGGAATCCCTTTCACGGGCTGGTTGAACACTGCAGAGCCGCGAAACCCCAACAAGCTACGCTAGTACCCGACGAGGTCTCCGCGGCAACCAGCGATCACGGCTGGCCGTTGGGGTCGATGACGCGGGCGCAAAAGATTGAGCTTGGTCGAGTCATCGAGTCGCTGCAGCAGGTTGATTGTCGCGTCAGCCTCTTCGTCGACCCCGACCCCGCAGTGATGCCGGAGGCCAAGGCTCTAGGGGCACAGCGAGTCGAACTGTACACAGAGCCCTACGCACGAGCCTTCGCGGCCGGCGAGGCAGACCAGGAGCTCGCGCGCTACCGCCGGGCGGCGGACGCCGCCTTGCGCGAGGGCTTGGAACTGAACGCCGGCCATGATTTGAATCTGCTCAATCTGGGGCCTTTTCTCGCCGTCATTCCTGAGGTCGTCGAAGTGTCCATCGGCCATGCGCTCGTCGCCGACGCTCTCGAATTCGGCATGGCGGAAACCGTTCGACGTTACCTCGCCATTTGCGCCGGAGTTCGTGCGGATTCGGGCGGCAAGGGCTCATCCACTGCTTGA
- a CDS encoding FAD-dependent thymidylate synthase: MSSQNDCVFTSSERAALAPYFTNLDAPVFALRNLPEVVKGALFARYSRSPKSVRRLFLDEFLDEVEAGEIGEVGVERAERLYERVFDEYGDDSVAQLGGVHLACEGVSNIVTKVLEWGRLMAYLEQSTRYIAYDTQVNGRWRYVIPPELEAHPLRSEYERTLDMLFATYGEWLPKIEDHFRQVIPPEPGEAEPVYRRSIRAKALDTLRGLLPAATQANVGLFGSGQAFEALLLRMRSHPLGEARKVAELILQELRKVIPAFLRRVDRKDRGEIWSAYLRATREATREVTRRLTSSIAPEPRPEVTLTEFDPDGEVKVVAAAMYPHTNLPDDQLLAMVRRMTAADREAVLRAYVGERRNRRHKPGRAFERTSYRFDVLTDYGAFRDLQRHRMLTIEWQPFSPEHGYGTPTAIIEAGAQDAWERALEQSRALYHKLQRADLEEVAPYALCFAYRIRFYLHMNAREAMHILELRTSPQGHPVYRRVCQEMHRLIADQAGHRALAATMQFVSHEDVKLERLQAERRREERRRQHDSFAP; this comes from the coding sequence ATGAGCTCTCAAAATGATTGCGTTTTCACAAGCTCGGAGAGAGCTGCTCTCGCACCGTACTTCACAAATCTCGACGCGCCGGTGTTCGCATTGCGAAATCTGCCCGAAGTCGTCAAAGGTGCGTTGTTCGCTCGCTACTCGCGGTCACCCAAATCCGTGCGAAGACTCTTTCTGGATGAGTTCCTCGACGAAGTAGAGGCCGGTGAGATCGGGGAGGTGGGTGTCGAGCGGGCGGAGCGACTCTACGAACGGGTCTTCGACGAGTACGGAGACGACTCGGTCGCACAACTTGGGGGAGTCCATCTGGCTTGTGAAGGGGTGTCCAATATCGTCACCAAGGTTTTGGAGTGGGGCCGCTTAATGGCCTACCTCGAGCAGTCGACGCGCTACATTGCGTACGACACGCAAGTCAACGGGCGTTGGCGCTACGTCATCCCCCCAGAACTCGAAGCTCATCCTTTGCGCAGCGAGTACGAACGCACCTTGGACATGCTGTTTGCCACGTATGGAGAGTGGCTCCCGAAAATCGAGGACCACTTTCGGCAGGTCATTCCGCCGGAGCCGGGCGAGGCAGAGCCGGTATACCGCCGCAGCATTCGAGCCAAGGCCCTCGATACGCTGCGGGGTCTACTGCCTGCCGCAACACAAGCGAACGTCGGTCTCTTCGGCAGCGGCCAAGCCTTCGAGGCGTTGCTGTTACGGATGCGCTCGCATCCTTTGGGGGAGGCACGGAAGGTCGCAGAGCTGATTCTCCAAGAACTCCGAAAGGTCATTCCCGCCTTTCTCCGCCGCGTGGACCGGAAAGATCGCGGAGAGATCTGGAGCGCCTATTTGCGAGCGACTCGGGAGGCGACGCGCGAGGTCACCCGTCGGCTTACCAGTTCCATTGCTCCTGAGCCCCGACCAGAGGTGACGCTAACAGAATTCGATCCGGACGGGGAAGTGAAAGTGGTGGCTGCAGCGATGTACCCCCACACAAACCTGCCGGACGACCAACTGCTCGCAATGGTCCGGCGCATGACCGCGGCTGACCGAGAGGCCGTCCTTCGCGCTTACGTGGGCGAGCGGCGCAATCGCCGTCATAAGCCAGGACGGGCCTTCGAGCGAACCTCCTACCGCTTCGATGTGCTTACCGATTACGGTGCATTCCGCGACCTGCAACGGCACCGGATGCTGACGATCGAGTGGCAACCCTTCAGCCCCGAACACGGTTACGGCACTCCGACCGCCATCATTGAGGCCGGGGCCCAGGACGCGTGGGAGAGAGCACTCGAACAGTCCCGTGCGCTTTATCACAAGCTGCAGCGCGCCGATCTTGAAGAGGTGGCTCCCTACGCTCTGTGCTTTGCCTATCGGATCCGCTTTTACCTCCATATGAACGCGCGGGAAGCCATGCACATCCTCGAGCTCCGCACGTCACCGCAGGGACATCCAGTTTACCGCCGCGTTTGCCAGGAAATGCACCGCCTGATTGCCGACCAGGCCGGCCACCGGGCTCTTGCGGCAACCATGCAGTTCGTAAGCCATGAAGACGTCAAGCTTGAGCGGCTGCAGGCCGAACGACGACGCGAAGAGCGAAGAAGGCAACACGATTCCTTCGCCCCATAA
- a CDS encoding aldehyde dehydrogenase family protein, protein MNYDRIYVNGRWQSASNGVFPVLNPATEEVVAHAPNANVADIDAAILAAREAFDSGPWRRTTPRERAKVLRALVDRLTKRKEEIRSLLVTTGGAAWITHPIQVDTPLALLAQYADWAEKFSFEEMLPPVASVGPAGNQLNHAMAVYQPVGVCGLIPTWNFPLYVTVQKIGPAIAAGCTMVVKPSPYAPLIDLVVAEEFEQCDIPPGVFNVVTGESPALGARLVESPLVDKVSYTGSAATGKRIMAAAATTLKRVHLELGGKSAAIFLPDADFDAYAMYALTPAFFHAGQGCAMCTRVLVPRNRQESLLERLQNFLQAMVHMGNPADPNVTMGPVIRAERRAQIEEYIDSAHREGAKLVTGGKRPAHINRGYFVEPTIFADVRNDMRIAREEIFGPVLSVIPYDEVDDAIRIANDSEYGLGGAIYSADVPAAVELAKKIRTGSLNINGAVNLLHTPFGGFKQSGIGREGSRWGLLEYCEVQAIAWR, encoded by the coding sequence ATGAACTACGATCGAATTTACGTCAACGGACGCTGGCAAAGTGCGAGCAACGGGGTGTTCCCGGTGCTCAACCCCGCCACGGAAGAGGTCGTCGCCCACGCTCCGAATGCGAATGTCGCGGACATCGATGCGGCCATCCTCGCAGCGCGGGAGGCTTTTGACTCGGGGCCCTGGCGGCGCACCACCCCGCGCGAGCGGGCCAAGGTGCTGCGAGCGTTGGTCGACCGTCTAACAAAGCGCAAGGAGGAGATCCGCTCCTTGCTGGTCACCACCGGTGGGGCTGCCTGGATTACCCACCCGATTCAAGTCGACACACCGCTCGCACTGCTCGCCCAGTATGCTGATTGGGCGGAGAAGTTTTCTTTTGAGGAAATGCTGCCCCCGGTCGCGAGTGTTGGGCCAGCCGGGAACCAGCTAAACCACGCGATGGCGGTCTACCAACCAGTGGGCGTCTGCGGCCTCATTCCAACGTGGAACTTCCCCTTGTACGTTACGGTGCAAAAAATTGGGCCAGCAATTGCCGCCGGCTGCACCATGGTCGTCAAGCCCTCTCCTTACGCACCGCTGATTGACCTCGTCGTCGCCGAGGAGTTCGAACAGTGCGACATCCCGCCCGGCGTGTTCAACGTCGTCACCGGTGAGAGTCCAGCACTTGGTGCTCGCCTGGTGGAGAGCCCGTTGGTCGATAAGGTGAGCTATACGGGAAGCGCCGCTACCGGGAAGCGCATCATGGCCGCTGCGGCGACGACGCTCAAACGTGTCCACTTGGAGTTGGGTGGAAAATCTGCCGCAATTTTTCTTCCCGACGCCGACTTCGATGCGTACGCCATGTATGCCCTGACCCCAGCCTTCTTTCACGCTGGCCAGGGCTGCGCGATGTGCACGCGCGTGCTGGTACCCCGCAACCGGCAAGAGTCGCTGCTGGAGCGACTCCAAAATTTCCTGCAGGCCATGGTGCACATGGGAAATCCAGCAGACCCGAACGTGACCATGGGCCCGGTCATTCGCGCTGAGCGCCGCGCGCAGATTGAGGAATACATCGACTCGGCGCATCGAGAGGGGGCCAAACTAGTAACCGGAGGAAAACGTCCGGCCCATATCAACCGCGGTTACTTTGTCGAGCCCACGATCTTCGCGGATGTTCGCAACGACATGCGGATCGCGCGAGAGGAGATTTTTGGTCCGGTGCTATCCGTGATTCCCTATGACGAGGTGGACGATGCCATCCGTATCGCCAACGACTCTGAGTACGGACTTGGTGGCGCAATTTACTCGGCCGACGTGCCTGCAGCCGTCGAGCTGGCCAAGAAAATCCGCACTGGATCCTTGAACATCAATGGCGCGGTCAATTTGCTTCACACTCCGTTCGGTGGGTTTAAACAAAGCGGCATCGGGCGCGAAGGCAGCAGGTGGGGTTTGCTCGAATACTGCGAGGTGCAAGCCATTGCCTGGCGGTAG
- a CDS encoding acyl-CoA dehydrogenase family protein, whose protein sequence is MDLRFKPEHEEFRRRLRVWLQENLPPGWSSGAIPSFERFEDEVAFLREWQAKLHAAGYAGILWPKEYGGAGLGAVEQIIFNEEMARAQAPELINKVGVHNVGPTLIRYGTEEQKRRYLPKILSADEIWCQLFSEPAAGSDLASLRTRAERDGDGYRLSGQKVWTSYAQVSRWAICLARTDPSAPKYQGISYFIVDMQAPGITVRPLRQITGSSEFNEVFLDAVYVPRENLIGPENGGWHIAMHTLAHERGTGYLFKEQVKHRIAVNRLLAILRERQRRGQPVHPVLRQAVADAFIRVEILRFHNYDTMARLERGEVPGPETSLKKEFWNRLSQQLYETAMAIQGPWAQLYGDEPRAVDGGRWQSSYLYSRSVTISGGTSEIQLNIVAHRMLGLPKS, encoded by the coding sequence ATGGATCTCCGCTTCAAACCTGAACACGAGGAATTTCGCCGCCGCTTGCGTGTTTGGTTGCAGGAGAACCTGCCACCGGGCTGGAGTTCCGGCGCCATACCCAGCTTTGAACGTTTCGAGGACGAAGTGGCGTTCCTGCGTGAGTGGCAAGCCAAGCTGCATGCTGCGGGCTATGCGGGCATTCTATGGCCCAAGGAGTACGGAGGGGCCGGGCTGGGGGCAGTAGAGCAGATCATCTTCAACGAGGAGATGGCACGGGCTCAAGCCCCGGAGCTCATCAACAAGGTGGGTGTGCACAACGTTGGTCCAACACTCATACGGTACGGCACCGAGGAGCAAAAGCGCCGTTACCTGCCGAAAATTCTCTCTGCGGACGAGATTTGGTGTCAGCTCTTCAGCGAACCTGCAGCCGGCTCCGATCTTGCGAGCCTGCGCACGCGGGCGGAACGCGACGGGGACGGGTATCGCCTCAGCGGGCAGAAGGTCTGGACTAGTTACGCTCAGGTGTCGCGTTGGGCGATTTGCCTTGCACGCACGGATCCCTCGGCACCAAAGTATCAAGGGATCTCGTACTTCATCGTGGACATGCAAGCACCCGGGATTACGGTTCGGCCCCTGCGGCAAATCACGGGTAGTTCTGAGTTCAACGAAGTGTTTCTCGATGCCGTCTATGTGCCGCGAGAGAATTTGATCGGGCCTGAGAATGGCGGTTGGCACATCGCTATGCACACCTTGGCTCACGAACGTGGCACGGGGTACTTGTTCAAAGAGCAGGTAAAGCATCGCATTGCGGTGAATCGGCTGTTGGCGATCCTGCGCGAGCGGCAGCGGCGTGGCCAGCCTGTGCATCCGGTGCTTCGGCAAGCGGTAGCCGACGCCTTCATTCGCGTCGAAATCCTGCGCTTCCACAATTACGACACCATGGCTCGCTTAGAGCGGGGCGAAGTTCCCGGGCCAGAAACCAGCTTGAAGAAGGAATTTTGGAATCGGTTGTCTCAACAGTTGTACGAGACTGCCATGGCGATCCAAGGGCCGTGGGCTCAGCTTTACGGGGACGAGCCCAGAGCAGTGGATGGAGGCCGCTGGCAAAGTTCGTATCTCTACAGCCGGTCGGTAACGATCTCCGGGGGAACCTCGGAGATCCAGCTCAACATTGTGGCGCACCGGATGCTCGGCTTGCCGAAAAGTTGA
- a CDS encoding NUDIX hydrolase, protein MEVAPARPAATVILVRDAPQGCEILLVRRSARLDFHGGAWVFPGGRVDTVDYQRARSEDPLEAAKHAAVREAWEEAGVRIRPTDLRTFSRWVTPVNVPKRFDTWFFLAPASPEAVSTDGGEISDHRWLAPTAALEAHHRGEIELPAPTFVTITQLGRPTSVAELLASVAGRAVECFEPELYFVAGGACTVYQGDVAYGNGDLERAGPRHRLWMLDSGWRYERSEETG, encoded by the coding sequence ATGGAAGTAGCTCCGGCGCGCCCAGCGGCCACGGTGATTCTCGTTCGCGACGCTCCTCAAGGATGCGAAATTCTCCTAGTGCGGAGAAGTGCTCGGCTGGACTTCCACGGCGGGGCGTGGGTGTTCCCTGGCGGGCGAGTGGATACCGTGGATTACCAGCGAGCGCGGAGCGAGGACCCCTTGGAAGCAGCAAAGCACGCCGCGGTACGGGAAGCCTGGGAAGAGGCAGGTGTGCGGATCCGGCCGACGGATCTTCGAACCTTTTCCCGATGGGTGACGCCGGTCAACGTGCCAAAACGTTTCGACACGTGGTTTTTCCTCGCGCCCGCTTCACCCGAGGCCGTGAGCACGGATGGCGGAGAAATTTCTGACCATCGCTGGCTTGCGCCAACGGCGGCCCTCGAAGCCCACCATCGTGGCGAAATCGAGCTTCCGGCCCCCACGTTCGTGACGATTACGCAGTTGGGCCGTCCCACGAGCGTGGCAGAGCTCCTGGCCTCAGTCGCAGGACGAGCAGTCGAATGTTTTGAGCCGGAGCTGTACTTTGTTGCTGGCGGTGCCTGTACCGTTTATCAAGGGGACGTTGCTTACGGGAACGGCGACTTGGAGCGCGCGGGACCGCGACACCGGCTGTGGATGCTGGATTCCGGATGGCGTTACGAGAGATCGGAGGAAACGGGGTGA
- a CDS encoding 1-acyl-sn-glycerol-3-phosphate acyltransferase, with protein MALREIGGNGVNVFLNLVRVALASAWTALLGTPVLLIVWARYIWGWLQASLGFPERFDRVVAQNAYLACWVAQRLWTGVLLAIAGIRLRVREAVPVDWQRTHVICANHASIFDILALVRVVPIPFRFVAKRELEKWPIIGWALRPSGQILIDRQNRAQAIRAIAEAAARKIRGQVIFFVEGTRSRSGELLPFKKGAFHFALDHRLPILPTAICGSYAALARVPWWRLNPGRTIEIRFGSAIEVDSHHHPGVDELMTATRAQIVAQLDAGDCGPSAVQGAL; from the coding sequence ATGGCGTTACGAGAGATCGGAGGAAACGGGGTGAACGTATTCCTGAACTTGGTTCGTGTGGCCTTGGCGAGTGCTTGGACGGCCCTTTTGGGCACTCCTGTGCTGCTCATTGTTTGGGCCCGCTACATATGGGGATGGTTGCAGGCAAGCCTCGGCTTTCCCGAGCGGTTCGATCGCGTGGTTGCGCAAAACGCATACCTTGCGTGCTGGGTGGCGCAACGGTTGTGGACGGGCGTCTTGCTCGCCATTGCCGGAATCCGCCTGCGGGTGCGCGAGGCAGTGCCCGTGGATTGGCAGCGAACCCACGTGATTTGCGCCAACCATGCCAGCATTTTCGACATTCTGGCGTTGGTTCGGGTGGTTCCGATCCCGTTTCGCTTCGTCGCCAAACGCGAGTTGGAGAAGTGGCCGATCATTGGTTGGGCATTGCGGCCGTCGGGGCAAATCCTGATTGATCGACAAAACCGTGCCCAAGCAATTCGGGCCATTGCAGAAGCTGCCGCGCGGAAAATCCGCGGGCAGGTGATCTTCTTTGTGGAGGGCACGCGCAGCCGCTCCGGAGAGTTGCTGCCCTTCAAGAAGGGGGCCTTTCATTTCGCGCTCGACCATAGGCTGCCGATTCTGCCAACGGCCATTTGCGGGAGTTATGCCGCGTTGGCGCGGGTGCCGTGGTGGCGGCTCAATCCGGGAAGAACGATCGAGATTCGCTTTGGTTCTGCGATCGAGGTGGACAGCCACCACCATCCAGGCGTTGACGAACTGATGACCGCAACCAGGGCCCAGATCGTTGCCCAGCTTGACGCTGGGGACTGCGGCCCCTCGGCTGTGCAAGGAGCGTTGTGA
- a CDS encoding BolA family transcriptional regulator has translation MSPQEIERLIRAALPDAQVEVVDEVGDGNHFRATVVCADFAGKNLVQRHQMVYRALGDAMRDRIHALAIGAYTPEELEQRRTQGPGSANG, from the coding sequence ATGAGTCCGCAAGAAATTGAGCGCCTCATTCGCGCCGCGTTGCCTGATGCGCAGGTCGAAGTGGTGGATGAAGTGGGGGACGGCAATCACTTCCGGGCGACGGTTGTGTGTGCCGACTTTGCCGGAAAGAACCTCGTTCAACGGCATCAGATGGTGTACCGAGCGCTGGGCGACGCCATGCGCGACCGTATCCACGCGTTGGCGATCGGGGCGTACACTCCAGAGGAATTGGAGCAACGGAGGACTCAGGGGCCAGGGTCCGCGAACGGTTAA
- the grxD gene encoding Grx4 family monothiol glutaredoxin produces MARDVFAEIEQEIRENKVIIYMKGNPTFPMCGFSAAAVECLKQYGYPFAHVDVLEDPEKREAIKQYSDWPTIPQIYIGGQFIGGCDIIRELHASGELRALLEQAFADLPVASEKA; encoded by the coding sequence ATGGCGCGAGACGTGTTTGCCGAAATCGAGCAGGAAATTCGAGAAAATAAGGTGATCATCTACATGAAGGGCAATCCAACGTTCCCGATGTGTGGCTTTTCGGCCGCCGCGGTGGAGTGTCTCAAGCAGTATGGTTACCCCTTCGCACACGTGGATGTTCTCGAGGATCCCGAGAAACGCGAAGCCATCAAGCAGTACTCCGACTGGCCCACGATTCCGCAGATTTATATCGGTGGGCAGTTTATTGGCGGGTGTGACATCATCCGCGAGCTGCACGCCAGCGGGGAGTTACGGGCACTCCTCGAGCAAGCGTTTGCTGATCTGCCCGTGGCTTCTGAAAAGGCTTAG